In a single window of the Lates calcarifer isolate ASB-BC8 linkage group LG1, TLL_Latcal_v3, whole genome shotgun sequence genome:
- the LOC108881519 gene encoding LOW QUALITY PROTEIN: INO80 complex subunit D (The sequence of the model RefSeq protein was modified relative to this genomic sequence to represent the inferred CDS: inserted 2 bases in 1 codon), which yields MYEGKHIHFSEVDNKPLCSYSPKLCKQRRLNGYAFCIRHVLEDKTAPFKQCEYVAKYNSQRCTNPIPKSEDRRYCNSHLQVLGFIPKKERKKKHDALEEMRSRAHLESVALNITVPSLALKAPNGLDEPPPSPPCTRLLPLXLMGNFLDPFAFYEDDTDGEEVGTPRKGNAIKKKLQSRLVLNQKLCHDTDLFQPPPEHFSPSPISRVHPSSPLNAHLPRQQSGLLQPPQHSSVTSFIFQGQQQGLLCNPPPPQTVNFLPPGMPANAAPSPVQPSGPSLSRKMPFTATHLPVSCKDSGSNNQRHVVVMRPTAFSPSASCLARLQRLVHLCAKRQREHRDLFPHLGLDWSEDSADDDDDDDEEAERFVPFETSWRPQNGLEDDCSSSRRTRLLRLCSYLQEKYKHMCRQERASIRQKRYHYAFRKALLHAASNNPDCAGQLIQDLSGASRSSSSVAPAKQQNMDTGTCTGSTKGQACNNRALPFTQHCFQHILLNRSQQLFASCTAKFADGQQCSIPVFDITHQTPLCEEHAKKMDNFLRGDGNRRVQHQHQQQQQRKPRKKTKPPALTKKHKKKRRRGPRRPQKPIPPALPQGNLGMPSTSLAIPSQASIRSPSTPDLSTEELPDDITNEMADIPNDLELNQEDFSDVLPRLTDDLPDFDLFEGKNGELLPTTEEAEELVRALQAMGSYTDSLVCLTSMGDLAPSEGVDHRAMTVFPSPVQPGTMGDLLNSRIPTENFTSLELEENILQSTGGHFPPSPPSQPTNQPPTSCSSLTSSSSSIAPSTTSLLTQTSITERTFSRTHTSHVLAKTEAPTSSPQGSHYSSEHVPSPYSDHISSPHASSFQTDTPLLLEVPLSGVPGPPRSSWNNLPLPLTDPTQFGNLIGSESHLISTSLSTPPATTHSVTLQPMAALSAMPQSGLTGLTTPPAPSSSLPSSSHDLLTSTQPKQQLPQFSAAFGHQLASHSGIPKDVQPSHSSTAPPAGFSIVSATAASANSATPPFTQSK from the exons ATGTATGAAGGCAAACACATACACTTCTCAGAGGTGGACAATAAGCCGTTGTGCTCGTACAGCCCAAAGCTCTGCAAGCAGCGCAGACTAAATGGCTATGCTTTCTGCATCCGGCACGTTCTGGAGGATAAGACAGCCCCCTTCAAGCAATGTGAATATGTGGCCAAGTACAACAGCCAACGGTGTACCAATCCCATCCCAAAGTCTGAGGACCGCAG GTACTGTAACAGTCATCTGCAGGTTCTCGGCTTTATCCCCAAGAAGGAACGGAAAAAGAAACACGATGCTTTGGAGGAAATGCGCTCAAGGGCTCACCTGGAGTCAGTGGCACTCAACATAACTGTGCCCTCTCTAGCTCTGAAAGCTCCCAATGGTCTAGATGaacctcctccatctcctccctgtACACGTCTGTTACCCCT CCTGATGGGGAACTTCCTGGACCCTTTTGCCTTTTACGAGGATGACACAGACGGGGAGGAGGTGGGTACTCCTCGGAAGGGTAATGCCATCAAGAAGAAATTACAGAGTCGGCTGGTGCTCAACCAGAAACTCTGCCATGACACGGACCTCTTCCAGCCACCTCCTGAGCACTTTAGTCCCTCCCCCATTTCGCGTGTCCACCCCTCCTCGCCACTCAACGCTCATCTCCCACGGCAGCAGTCAGGTCTTCTCCAGCCACCCCAGCACTCCAGCGTGACTTCCTTCATCTTCCAAGGACAGCAGCAGGGTTTATTATGCAatccaccaccacctcagaCGGTCAACTTTCTGCCTCCAGGGATGCCCGCTAATGCAGCACCCAGTCCAGTGCAACCTTCTGGGCCATCACTCAGCAGGAAAATGCCTTTTACTGCTACTCACTTGCCTGTCAGTTGCAAGGACAGTGGCAGTAACAATCAGCGGCATGTGGTTGTCATGCGCCCCACTGCCTTTTCACCTTCTGCCAGCTGTTTGGCCAGGTTGCAACGTCTGGTGCACCTCTGTGCGAAGAGACAGCGGGAGCACAGAGACCTCTTTCCACATCTAG GATTGGACTGGTCAGAAGACAGTGctgatgacgatgatgacgatgatgaagaggcagagagatttGTTCCTTTTGAGACCTCTTGGAGACCACAGAATGG CTTGGAAGACGACTGCAGTTCTTCTCGGAGGACGCGGCTACTTAGGCTTTGCTCGTACCTGCAGGAGAAATACAAGCACATGTGCAGGCAGGAGAGGGCGAGTATCCGCCAAAAGAGATATCACTATGCCTTCCGCAAAGCCTTGCTGCATGCTGCCAGTAACAACCCAGACTGTGCCGGGCAGCTGATCCAGGACTTGAGTGGTGCCTCTCGAAGCTCTTCAAG TGTGGCTCCAGCAAAGCAGCAGAACATGGATACAGGGACCTGCACTGGCAGCACAAAGGGCCAGGCCTGCAACAACAGAGCTCTGCCCTTCACTCAACACTGTTTTCAGC ACATTCTGTTGAATCGATCCCAGCAGCTCTTTGCTAGTTGCACAGCCAAATTTGCAGATGGTCAGCAGTGCTCCATCCCTGTGTTTGATATCACGCACCAGACCCCCCTTTGTGAAGAGCATGCCAAAAAGATG GATAACTTCCTGCGCGGGGATGGAAACCGACGAGtgcagcaccagcaccagcagcagcaacagcgaAAGCCACGTAAAAAGACCAAACCACCGGCGCtcaccaaaaaacacaagaagaaaaggaggagagggccGCGGAGGCCTCAGAAACCCATCCCTCCAGCGTTGCCACAGGGGAACCTGGGAATGCCTTCTACAAGCCTAGCAATTCCCTCACAGGCGAGCATAAG GAGCCCTTCAACGCCAGACCTAAGCACAGAGGAGCTTCCTGACGATATCACCAATGAAATGGCAGACATTCCAAATGACCTTGAGCTAAACCAGGAGGATTTCTCTGATGTGTTACCCAGACTAACTGATGACCTGCCAGACTTTGACTTGTTTGAAG gtaagAATGGGGAGCTTCTGCCCACcacagaggaggctgaagaGCTGGTGCGTGCATTGCAGGCTATGGGGTCCTACACAGACTCTTTGGTGTGCCTGACCTCCATGGGAGACCTGGCCCCATCTGAAGGAGTGGACCATCGAGCCATGACTGTGTTCCCTAGTCCGGTCCAGCCAGGGACCATGGGGGATCTTCTCAACAGCCGCATCCCTACAGAGAACTTCACCAGCCTTGAGCTGGAGGAAAATATACTGCAGTCCACTGGGGGACACTTTCCCCCCTCTCCGCCATCTCAGCCCACTAATCAGCCCCCAACGTCATGCTCCAGCTTGacctcatcttcttcctccatagccccctccaccacctccctgCTCACTCAGACCTCCATAACAGAGCGAACGTTTTCCCGGACACACACGTCCCATGTCCTGGCCAAGACGGAGGCACCCACGTCATCTCCTCAAGGCAGCCACTACAGCAGTGAGCACGTGCCATCTCCGTACAGTGACCACATATCGTCTCCCCATGCCAGCTCCTTCCAGACTGACACCCCTCTGCTGCTGGAAGTTCCCCTCAGTGGGGTACCAGGACCCCCACGCTCGTCATGGAATAATCTCCCCCTTCCCCTCACTGACCCCACTCAGTTTGGCAATCTCATAGGATCAGAGAGTCATCTCATATCCACCTCCCTGTCCACTCCCCCAGCCACCACCCACTCTGTGACACTGCAGCCCATGGCTGCCCTCTCGGCGATGCCTCAGAGTGGCTTGACAGGTTTAACGACTCCCCCTGCCCCCTCGTCCTCCCTCCCATCCTCCTCACACGATCTTCTAACCTCCACACAGCCCAAGCAACAGCTCCCTCAGTTCAGCGCGGCCTTTGGCCATCAATTGGCCTCCCACAGTGGCATCCCAAAAGACGTGCAGCCCAGCCACAGCTCCACAGCGCCCCCCGCTGGCTTCTCTATAGTTAGTGCCACTGCTGCAAGTGCCAACAGCGCCACACCACCCTTCACGCAAAGTAAATGA